A section of the Ignisphaera sp. genome encodes:
- a CDS encoding translation initiation factor IF-6, producing the protein MIIEKANYYGNPNIGIYVYANDKIAFVPKDAEEKLVKLVKSTLNIPVLRISIADTNVINILIVGNNKGILLPHIVREHEYRKIKQEFEGNVAVVETRFTALGNVCLVNDRAALIHPHAYEELAKFVKDFLEVEVVEKGLINDIPTVGSAAYINNVGGLVHPDATEKDLESLLDLFRVRIDIGTVNFGIGFIKSGLVGNSTGLLVGERTTGPEIMRISRVFGNG; encoded by the coding sequence ATGATTATAGAGAAGGCTAACTATTATGGCAATCCAAATATAGGAATATATGTGTACGCTAATGACAAAATAGCTTTTGTTCCAAAGGATGCTGAAGAAAAGCTCGTGAAGCTCGTTAAATCAACTCTAAATATACCTGTTTTACGTATCTCTATAGCTGATACAAACGTAATTAATATACTGATTGTAGGTAACAATAAAGGCATCCTTCTTCCCCACATAGTTAGAGAGCATGAATATCGTAAGATCAAACAAGAATTTGAAGGAAATGTAGCTGTTGTCGAGACTAGGTTTACAGCTCTTGGAAATGTATGTCTTGTTAACGATAGAGCAGCATTAATACATCCTCATGCATATGAGGAGCTCGCTAAATTCGTTAAAGATTTTCTAGAGGTTGAGGTTGTTGAAAAGGGTCTTATAAATGATATTCCTACAGTTGGTTCAGCAGCTTATATAAATAATGTTGGAGGTCTGGTGCATCCAGATGCTACAGAAAAGGATCTCGAAAGTCTTTTAGATTTGTTTAGAGTAAGAATAGATATAGGTACTGTTAACTTCGGAATAGGATTTATAAAGTCTGGACTTGTCGGTAATTCTACTGGACTACTCGTAGGTGAAAGAACCACAGGTCCAGAAATAATGAGAATAAGTAGGGTGTTTGGAAATGGATAG
- a CDS encoding 50S ribosomal protein L11: protein MGRIKVVKMQVKGGEAKPEPPLGPAITDVGLNVAEIIDRINKLTEKYRGYTLTVKLIIDLDSKNYDIQLELPTITSLILNTANASEPSGDPMHKKVGDIKIEDIVKIAILKKSELTAKSLKGAVKTVLGSARSIGITVEGKDPKDVSRDIERGVYDDILKKYENEWLSR from the coding sequence ATGGGTAGGATAAAGGTTGTAAAAATGCAAGTTAAGGGCGGTGAAGCTAAACCAGAGCCACCTCTAGGTCCTGCTATAACTGATGTGGGACTGAATGTGGCCGAAATTATAGATAGAATAAACAAGCTTACGGAAAAATATCGTGGATACACCTTAACCGTAAAGCTGATTATAGATCTCGACTCTAAGAATTACGATATTCAGCTTGAGCTTCCAACAATTACAAGCCTCATACTTAATACCGCAAATGCCTCAGAACCTTCTGGAGACCCTATGCATAAAAAAGTTGGAGATATAAAAATTGAGGATATTGTGAAGATAGCTATACTTAAGAAATCTGAACTTACAGCTAAATCATTAAAGGGAGCGGTAAAGACAGTTCTTGGTTCAGCTAGATCTATAGGTATTACTGTAGAAGGAAAAGACCCTAAAGATGTTTCTAGAGATATAGAGCGAGGAGTATACGACGATATCCTTAAAAAATATGAGAATGAATGGCTCTCTAGGTGA
- a CDS encoding preprotein translocase subunit SecE, whose translation MSRKFTDYFKDMTKVLELAEKPEGDEFKQIFKIVMLGFIVIGALSFGIAMAISTLLTVFGVGVSP comes from the coding sequence ATGTCAAGAAAGTTCACTGACTACTTTAAGGATATGACTAAGGTATTAGAGCTAGCGGAAAAACCCGAGGGTGATGAGTTTAAGCAGATATTTAAAATTGTGATGTTGGGTTTCATAGTCATTGGTGCTCTATCCTTCGGTATAGCTATGGCTATATCAACGTTGCTCACGGTTTTCGGAGTAGGCGTGTCTCCATAG
- the rplJ gene encoding 50S ribosomal protein L10 has product MKIGLKKELERLVKAYKTSKGVVEEKRTRSSLEEKRVVIEEAKKLLTRYRTLILLEGTGIPSKLYLYMRQMYGDVFYIKMIKNKLLLKALNELGMLNTEEVAKYLSGPNVAVFTNLNAFEAKLVMDKIAIPHRVKPGDKIENEIVVPPMRTELKPGPIMSLFGRLKIPIQVIDGVIWIMREATIAKPGDIVTQELASLFDKLGIEPKLLKPKIKLAYERGLIIPADKLVIDVEGVKNSITDGVRTALSLALEVVVPEPDVIKLSISRAYTRACSLAVETGVVTRDTAPLVFSVALMKAYTLASVLAQRIPELSSAVPTMQIQQVQQKLEETKEVKEEKKEEKAEASEAQLAEGLAALFG; this is encoded by the coding sequence GTGAAGATTGGTTTAAAGAAAGAACTTGAGAGATTAGTAAAAGCATACAAGACGTCAAAAGGGGTTGTTGAAGAAAAGAGGACCAGATCTTCTTTAGAGGAGAAAAGAGTTGTAATAGAGGAAGCAAAAAAGTTGTTAACTAGGTATAGGACGCTTATCCTGCTTGAAGGTACAGGAATACCATCGAAACTATACCTATATATGAGGCAAATGTATGGAGATGTATTCTATATTAAGATGATTAAGAATAAATTACTTCTTAAAGCATTGAATGAGCTCGGTATGCTGAATACCGAAGAAGTAGCGAAATATTTGTCGGGTCCAAATGTTGCTGTCTTTACCAATCTCAATGCTTTTGAAGCTAAACTTGTAATGGATAAAATAGCTATACCTCATAGAGTTAAACCTGGAGACAAGATTGAAAATGAAATAGTTGTTCCGCCAATGAGAACAGAACTGAAACCAGGCCCGATTATGAGTCTCTTTGGAAGACTCAAGATACCCATACAAGTTATAGATGGAGTTATATGGATTATGAGAGAAGCAACTATAGCGAAACCAGGCGATATAGTTACGCAAGAGCTAGCGTCGCTATTTGATAAACTCGGTATAGAGCCTAAACTTTTAAAGCCAAAGATTAAGTTAGCATATGAAAGAGGACTCATAATACCTGCCGATAAACTTGTTATAGATGTAGAGGGTGTGAAGAATAGCATCACTGATGGTGTAAGGACTGCGCTATCTCTAGCATTAGAAGTTGTGGTTCCAGAACCAGATGTCATTAAGTTATCGATATCAAGAGCATATACAAGAGCATGTAGTTTAGCTGTAGAGACGGGTGTAGTTACAAGAGATACAGCACCTTTAGTGTTTAGTGTAGCATTAATGAAGGCATACACATTAGCATCAGTACTAGCACAAAGAATACCGGAATTATCATCAGCCGTACCTACTATGCAGATACAACAAGTACAGCAAAAGTTAGAGGAAACCAAAGAGGTAAAGGAAGAAAAGAAAGAAGAGAAAGCAGAAGCTTCAGAGGCACAGTTAGCAGAAGGTCTAGCAGCTCTCTTTGGCTAA
- a CDS encoding transcription elongation factor Spt5, with translation MNQDDMHEEWHTASGSSATSFHNTLFIVRTTAGQELNVALLVETRTKTSNLPVFSILSIPSLRGYIVMEARNLQMIYEAIRGLKHVKGKVSGTLRWEDLESMVKPKPLIDLIQIGEEVEVVAGPFRGMKAKITAVDRARNEVSLNILEANYPLTITVPVDYVRPTKGGR, from the coding sequence ATGAATCAAGATGATATGCATGAAGAATGGCATACGGCTTCAGGGTCTTCTGCAACCTCATTCCACAATACGCTATTCATAGTCAGAACTACTGCAGGTCAAGAGTTAAATGTAGCTCTACTTGTTGAAACAAGAACTAAAACAAGTAATCTTCCAGTATTTTCAATACTATCTATACCTAGCTTAAGGGGGTACATTGTTATGGAGGCCAGAAATCTCCAGATGATCTATGAAGCTATAAGAGGTTTAAAACATGTCAAAGGAAAGGTTTCAGGCACATTACGTTGGGAGGACCTAGAATCTATGGTTAAACCTAAACCATTGATAGATCTTATACAAATTGGTGAAGAAGTAGAGGTTGTAGCGGGACCATTTAGAGGTATGAAAGCTAAAATTACAGCTGTAGATAGAGCACGTAACGAAGTTTCGCTTAATATTTTAGAAGCCAACTATCCTCTAACAATTACGGTACCTGTCGATTATGTTAGACCTACTAAAGGTGGGAGATGA
- the ftsY gene encoding signal recognition particle-docking protein FtsY, whose amino-acid sequence MFSKLKEALTSFTKRISETLKYRELSSEEVEKFCNNFLLELVEADVAFDVAQEITESIKSKLREIKVPRGRNTEEVILDVTRDSIREMLNRGLSRNFLEIIKDTLSISKPVKIVFVGVNGVGKTTTIAKVAYMAMKNSLRPVIVAADTFRAGAQEQLKKHSANLNIPFIGGKYGSDPASVAFDGVIYAAKNGYDIVLIDTAGRMHVDVDLMNELRKIVKVVNPHLKILVVDALTGNDAIEQVKFFDKAVGIDGVILTKVDADAKGGAALSIILGIGRPIFFIGVGQGYEDLELYDPNTILSRIL is encoded by the coding sequence GTGTTTTCGAAGCTTAAAGAGGCTCTAACATCTTTCACAAAACGTATTTCTGAAACACTCAAATATAGAGAATTAAGCAGTGAAGAGGTAGAGAAGTTCTGCAATAATTTTCTTCTAGAGCTCGTAGAAGCTGATGTAGCATTCGATGTTGCTCAAGAAATAACCGAATCAATTAAAAGTAAGCTTCGTGAAATAAAGGTACCTAGAGGTAGGAACACTGAAGAAGTTATCCTAGATGTAACTAGAGATAGCATTAGAGAGATGCTCAACCGTGGACTGTCAAGAAACTTTCTAGAAATAATCAAGGATACTTTGAGTATATCAAAGCCCGTTAAAATAGTCTTCGTAGGAGTTAATGGTGTAGGTAAGACAACTACTATTGCTAAGGTGGCTTACATGGCTATGAAAAATTCGTTAAGACCTGTAATAGTTGCAGCAGATACTTTTCGTGCAGGAGCTCAAGAACAGCTCAAGAAGCATAGTGCCAACCTTAACATACCATTTATAGGGGGTAAGTATGGTTCTGATCCAGCTTCTGTAGCATTTGATGGGGTTATTTATGCAGCTAAGAACGGTTATGATATTGTTTTAATAGATACTGCTGGAAGAATGCACGTCGATGTCGATTTGATGAATGAGCTTAGAAAGATAGTCAAGGTTGTTAATCCTCACCTCAAGATCCTAGTAGTTGATGCTTTAACAGGCAACGATGCTATAGAGCAAGTCAAGTTCTTTGATAAGGCTGTAGGGATCGATGGTGTCATACTCACCAAGGTGGATGCTGATGCTAAAGGTGGTGCAGCTCTAAGTATAATACTTGGTATAGGGAGACCTATTTTCTTCATTGGTGTTGGTCAAGGATACGAAGATCTTGAGCTATACGATCCGAACACGATATTGAGCAGAATTCTATAG
- the pfdA gene encoding prefoldin subunit alpha, whose protein sequence is MSSPDRIDVERAVQQLLVQLEELRTAIRILQNRSLALTSEIQEIRIAYETLTNIQQHSQKDVMASLDRQGYVYVKVRLEDIEKAVVRVGKDFYVLLPIDNTKNVLLDFEKDVMEELRKTEAELKQLTSIYEQLQTKLQEYLALLSKEEKK, encoded by the coding sequence GTGAGTAGCCCAGATAGAATAGATGTTGAAAGAGCAGTACAGCAATTGTTAGTTCAATTAGAAGAACTTAGAACGGCTATACGTATTTTACAGAACAGATCTTTAGCATTAACGAGCGAAATACAGGAGATTAGAATAGCCTATGAGACTTTAACAAATATTCAACAACATAGCCAAAAAGATGTAATGGCTTCTCTAGATAGACAAGGATATGTTTATGTTAAAGTGAGGCTTGAGGATATAGAGAAAGCTGTTGTGAGAGTAGGTAAGGATTTCTATGTACTTCTTCCAATAGATAATACCAAAAATGTTCTACTCGACTTCGAAAAAGATGTTATGGAAGAGCTCAGGAAAACTGAAGCTGAATTAAAACAGTTAACATCAATATATGAACAATTACAGACTAAACTTCAAGAATATCTAGCACTGCTTTCAAAAGAAGAAAAAAAGTGA
- a CDS encoding 50S ribosomal protein L1, with amino-acid sequence MSIAIEELKPRLKTAIELAIKSKKPWRYKQSVELILTFRGVDVKKQQEFRFRDNILLPNGLGKEPRICVVVDDGMAQAISGLVHMVITKSDVQNMDKKTAKKIAQQCDFVLVRAPLMGLVGRSLGPALGPRGKAPIAVPVNVDMVSFIEQHRKMTTLRSKDQPWVGCSIGLESMTIDQLVDNAIAVLKYVEDKIKRPLIQTARMYVKTTSSPAIEV; translated from the coding sequence ATGAGTATAGCTATCGAGGAACTAAAACCTAGACTAAAAACAGCAATAGAACTTGCCATCAAGAGTAAAAAGCCTTGGAGATATAAACAAAGCGTAGAGCTCATTCTAACATTTAGAGGTGTAGATGTTAAAAAACAACAAGAGTTCAGGTTCAGAGACAACATTCTTTTACCAAATGGATTAGGAAAAGAACCACGGATATGTGTAGTAGTTGATGATGGTATGGCCCAGGCTATTTCGGGGCTTGTTCATATGGTTATAACGAAGAGTGATGTGCAGAACATGGATAAAAAGACTGCAAAGAAAATAGCGCAGCAATGTGACTTTGTACTTGTTCGAGCACCTCTTATGGGTCTAGTTGGTAGATCCCTTGGACCAGCACTCGGTCCAAGAGGTAAAGCCCCTATAGCTGTGCCTGTGAATGTAGATATGGTGAGCTTTATTGAGCAACATAGAAAGATGACTACGTTGAGGTCCAAGGATCAGCCCTGGGTTGGCTGTAGCATAGGTCTAGAATCGATGACCATAGATCAATTAGTTGATAATGCTATAGCTGTTCTTAAGTACGTCGAAGATAAAATCAAAAGACCTTTAATCCAAACAGCGAGGATGTACGTGAAGACTACAAGTAGTCCAGCTATAGAGGTGTAG
- the rpl18a gene encoding 50S ribosomal protein L18Ae yields the protein MDREVKIYRITGLMLISHDKLPQWRKFVKEVRAVKVEHALEKIYSELGSRHKLKRSNIKIINVEEIPPEEAKSKYIVDLDSIQYMVV from the coding sequence ATGGATAGAGAGGTCAAGATATACAGAATAACGGGTCTTATGCTCATATCTCACGATAAATTACCACAGTGGAGAAAGTTTGTCAAAGAGGTGAGAGCTGTTAAAGTTGAACATGCGTTAGAGAAAATCTATTCGGAACTTGGTAGTAGACATAAGCTCAAGAGATCGAATATAAAAATAATCAATGTTGAGGAGATACCTCCTGAAGAAGCTAAAAGTAAATATATTGTGGATCTTGATTCAATTCAATATATGGTGGTATAG